DNA sequence from the Cohnella herbarum genome:
ATGAAGTGCATCGTTAATGGCGACGGCTTTAATGGCCTTCTCTTCCAGAGTCGTTTGAGGAAGGGCCAACGCACCTTGCAGGGTGGCCCAAGTCGAAGACGTGTACGTGCTTCCGGTTAACGAACTCGCTTCATCGATGGCTTCTTGTAGCGCTATAACGATATTGAGCGCATCCTGAGCATCGTCTATCGTAGCTTGTACAGCGGTCAGCCTGGCTTCCAACGCGATCTTCGCCGTGCTGCTTGGCAAGGCCGTTACCAAACCCGATGCGGTATCCTGATCCGTTTGCGCCGTATCGATAGCGTTTTGCGCGTCGGATCCATCCCCGATTAATCCTGCTGCCGTCGTCTCGACCGCGACTACCGATGCCGTCGCTGCGATTACGGCATCCAAATCGGACTGCGCGTCGTCTATCGTTGCTTGCGCAGCGATCAGTCTGGCTTCCAATGCCGTCTTCGACGTGCTGCTTGGCAATGCCGTTACTAAGCCCGAGGCTGTATCATAATCCGTTTGAGCCGTGTCGATGGCACCTTGCGTATCGGTTCCATCGCCCGCTAGTCCACCAGCGGTCGTCTCTGCAGCCAGTACCGATGCCGTTGCGATAACGACGATATCCACTACATCCTGAGCATCGTCTATGGTGGTTTGTACAGTGACTAGTCTTGTTTCCAGTCCTGTCTTCGCCGTGCTGTTTGGCAATACCGTCACCAAGCCCGACGCTGTATCATGGCTCGTTTGCGCCGCATCGACGGCCCCTTGCGTGTCGCTTCCATCGCCCATTAATCCGTCTGCCGCCGTCTCCGCCGCAATGACCGATACCGTCGCTGCGATTACCGCATCCAAGACTGACTGAACATCATCTATCGTGGCTTGAACAACTGTTAATCTGGCTTCTAATGCCGTCTTCGCCGTACTGCTTGGCAAGGTCGACACCAATCCCGATGCGGTATCATGATTTGTTTGGGCGGTATCGATGGCTCCTTGCGTGTCGGTTCCATCGCCGATTAATCCTGCTGTCGTCGTCTCGGCTGCGCCTACCGACGCCGTTGCCGCGATTACATCATCCAGATCGGATTGCGCGTCATCTATCGCGGCTTGTACAGCCGATAGTCTAGCTTCCAACGCCGTCTTCGACGTACTGTTTGGCAAGGCCGTCACCAAAGCCGATGCGGAATCATGATCCGTTTGGGCCGTATCGATAGCGTCTTGCGCGTCGGTTCCATCGCCCGCTAGTCCGTCCGCCGTCGTCTCGGCGACCGCTACCGATCCCGTTGCGGTGACTACGATATTCACTACTGCCTGGGCATCGTCGATTGTGATTTGTACAGTGACTAGTCTTGCTCCCAGCGCTGTCTTCACCGTACTATCCGGCAAGGCCGTCGCCAAAACCGATGCGGTTTCATGGTTCGTTTGCGCCGCGTCGATAGCACCTTGCGTATCGCTTCCATCGCCCATTAATCCGTCTGCCGCCGTCTCAGCCGTCACGACCGATGCCGTCGCCGCGATGACCGCATCCAGATCGGACTGCGCATCATCTATCGTTGCTTGTACAACTGTTAATCTGGCTTCTAATGCCGTCTTCGCCATGCTGCTCGGCAAGGCAGTCACCAAAACCGATGCGGTATCGCGGTTCGTTTGGGCCGTATCTATAACGCTCTGCGTATCGGTACCATCGCCGAGCAAATCCGCCGCCACCCCTTCGGCGGTCACGACGGACGCCGTCGCCGCGATGACATCATCCAGATTCGACTGCGCTTCGTCGATTTTCGCTTGCACGTTCGCTAATCTAGTAACCAACGCCGTCTTCGCCGTGCTGTTCGGCAAGGCCGTCACCAAGACCGATGACGTATCATGGTTCGTTTGGACCGTATCGATAACGTCTTGCGCGTCGGTTCCATCGCCTGCTAGTCCGTCTGCCGTCGTCTCGGCGACGGCTACCGATGCCGTTGCGGTGACTACGATATTCACTATATCCTGGGCATCGTCGATTGCGGTTTGTACTGTGACTAGTCTTGCTCCCAGCGCTATCTTCACCGTACTATCCGGCAAGGCCGTCACTAGTGCCGATGCGGTATTATGGTTCGATTGGGCCGCATCGATGACGCCTTGCGTATCGCTGCCGTCGCCCAGCAAGCCGTTCGCTGCCGTCTCGGCAGCGACGACCGATGCCGTCGCTGCCATGACCGCATCCAGACTGCTCTGCGCATCGTCGATATTCACTTGCACGGCGGCAAGTCTCGCGGCCAATACCGTCTTCGCCGTGCTGCTTGGCAACGCCGTCACCAAGCCCGATGCCGTATCGTGCTTCGTCTGGGCCGTATCGATGACGCTTTGCACATCGGTTCCATCGCCTGCCAGTCCGTCCGCTGTCGTCTCGGCGACGACTACCGATTCCGCTGCGGTAACGACGGTATCCACTACATCCTGAGCATCGTCGATCGTCGCTTGCACGGCGGCAAGTCTCGCGGCCAATGCCGTCTTCGCCGTGCTGCTTGGCAAGGCCGTCACCATGCCCGATGCCGTATCATGGTTCGTTTGGGCCCCGTCGATGGCACCTTGCGTGTCGCTTCCATCGCTCATTAATCCGTCTGCCGCCGCCTCCGCCGTGACTACCGATGCCGTCGCCGCGATTACGGCATCCAAAACAGACTGAGCATCATCTATCGTTGCTTGTACAGTTGTTAATCTGGCTGCCAATGCGGTCTTCGACGTGCTGCTCGGCAACGCCGTAACCAAGACCGATGCAATATCATGATCCGTTTGCGCCGTATCGATCGCATCTTGCGTGTCGGTTCCGTCGCCCGCTAACTCGTCCGCACCCGCCTCGGCCGTCGCGACCGACGTCGTTGCCGCGATAAGGGCATCCCCGACATCCTGGGCGCCGTCGATTGCCGATTGCACCGCAGCAAGTCTGGCTTCCAGCGCCGTCTTCGACACGCTGTCCGGCAGATCCGTCACCGAAGCCGATGCCGCATCCTTCTTTGTCTGCGCCGCATCGATCGCGCCTTGCGTATCGGTTCCGTCGCCCGCCAGTTCGTCTGCAGCGGTCTCCGCTAAGACAACCGATTCCGTTACCACAGCTACCGCGTCCACGACATCCTGCACATCGTCGATCATCGCTTGCACGGCGGCAAGTCTGGCTTCCAACGCCGTCTTCGCCGTGCTGTCCGGCAGAGCCATCACCAAGCCCGATGCCGTATCCCGTTTCGCTTGCGCCGCATCGACAGCGCCTTGCCCGTCGGTGCCGTCGCCCGCGAGCCCGTCTGCCGCCGTCTCGGCAACCTCTACCGAAATCGTTGCCGCAAGGACGGCATCCATATCGGATTTCGCATCTCCGATAGCCGATTGCACCGTTGCCAGTCTGACTCCCAACGCCGTCTTCGCCGTGCTGCTCGGCAATGCCTCTACCAGCTCCAATGCCTCATCGTAACCCGTTACGGCCGTATCGATCGCGCTCTGCTCGTCGGTTCCGTCGCCCGCTAACTCGTTAGCAGCCGCCTCGGCAGCCGCTACCGAAGCCGTCGCCGCGATTACGGCATCCAGATCCGATTGCGCATTGTCGATCGTTGCCTGTACGACGGTCAATCTCGCTTCCAATGCCGTCTTCGCCGTGCTGCTCGGCAAGCCCGTCACCGCATCCACTGCCTCATCGTGATCCGCTTGGGCCATATCGATAGCCCCCTGCGCGTCGGTGCCGTCGCCCGTCAGTCCGTTCGCCGTCGTCTCGGCGACAACAACCGATGCCGCCGCGGCAACGACGGTGTCCACGATTTCCTGGACATCGTCGATAACAGGTTGTACCGCTGCCAGCCTTACTTGCAACGCTGTCTTCACCGTACTGTCCGGCAAGGCCTCGACTAATCCCGATGCGGTATCATGGTTCGTTTGGGCCGCGTCGATGGCCCCTTGCGTGTCACTTCCATCGCCCATTAATCCGCCTGCCGCCGTAATCGCGGCGACGACCGATGCCGTCGCCGCGATTACGGCATCCAAAACAGACTGAGTATCACCTATCAGTGCTTGTACAACTGTTAATCTGGCCGCCAACGCCGTCTTCGCAGTGCTGTTCGGCAATGCCGTCACCAAACCCGATGCCGTATCATGATCCGTTTGAACCGCATCGATGGTCTCTTGCTCGTCGGTGCCGTCCCCCGCAAGCACGGCTGCGGTCGTCTCTGCCACCCCGACCGATTCCGTCGCGTTGCTTACCGCATCCAGATCGGCCTGCGCGTCGTCTATCTTTGTTTGTACAACGGTCAATCTGGCTGCCAATGCCGTCTTCGACGTGCCGCTCGGCAAAGCCGTTATCAATTCGGAGGCGGCCTCCTTCTTCGATAGAGCTGCATCGATGGCGCTCTGCGCGTCGGTTCCGTCTCCGGCAAGTCCGCCCGCCATCGTCTCGGCGGCGACTACCGCCGCCGTTGCCGCTACTTCCTGGGCGGAAGGCCCCGAAGGCGCGGATGGACCTGACGGTCCCGAAGCTCCGCCGCCGCTTGGAGCGCTCCCTACCTTCTCCCCGCCTACGTTCGCAACCACTCCGTCTTTTACTTCCAATGTCGTCGGCTTTTTCTCGAGAGCAGATCCGTTAACGTTGATTGTTGCTTTATCAACTTGACCTGCTCCCGCTACTTTCGTAACAGCGTCTAACACCAACGCGACAATGCCAGCTTCTTTGCCGATTTCGATATTCGTATCCACGGCCGACGGCGCAACATGCAAATTCCGCACCGATCCTTCCGGAATCGAGATGCGAATCCTTTGGGATAAAACATCAACCGTTTCGAATGTGCCTGCCAGAACGACGTTGCTATTCTCGGGCAACAACTCCGAAAGCACGACCGTATCGATTCCTCTGCCGCTAGCCTCCTTATATTCCAGTATCGCACCGGATTGCAGAACGATCTCTTGGATCGTAGACGTTCCCTCTACAACGATACGAACGCTGCCGTCTTTTTTATTAACGATAACCTTGGCCAAAACCGAATTCTCGAAGTGGACGCTGTTCACGCCCCCGCCTTCTACGGTAGTGTTACCCTTTACGGTTACCCCTTTGAGACGAGCTTCTCCCTCGCCTATATCGGCGCCAAGCCGCAAATCCCCCTTGATCGCGAGGTTCTGCAAGGTGACGCCCGCGGCCTTAATCATCACACTGCCGTCAATCGCCTGATTGCCTTGAGTGGGACCGTAAGTCCCAGGCTTATCGTAGATGGTAACGATATTCCCTTTCAGCTTTAAGGCCTTGTCCAGAATGACGATAACCTCTGCCCGGGTTGCGAGTTTCAGAGGCTTGAACGTCCGATCGGCGAATCCGCCCATCACCTTCGCGTCGATGACCGCACCGATTGCCCCCTTGCTCCATTCCGGGCTATTCCTCGTATCCTCGTAATTCTGATAAGACTCCGAAGAGGATAGTTTTAACAATTTGGCCGTAATCGCCGCCAACTCTTGTCGGCTGATCTTCTCGTTCGGCTTGAAGGTTCCGTCAGGATAACCCGACATATAGCCCGCTGCCGTTGCGGTTATTGCGTCTTTGTAAAACCAATCGCTCGTTCGAACATCCTTAAATGTAGACGAAGAATCGCCAGTAATGCCGAAAGCACGATTAATTAACGCCACGACCTCCGCTCTGGAAATCGTTTGATTCGGTTTAAAGCTCCCATCCGCATACCCTTTTACTAGCCCTCTAGCTATCCATGAAGAAATCGTATCCTTTGCCCAGCTATTCTCGATATCCGATGAAGTCTTGGCAAGGGCGAACCCCGATGATGAACCGAACAGGTATACAACGGACAAAAATAAAACGATGATACCCTTTAGAGATTTTTTCAACTGGGCACTTCCTTTTTATTCTATTATTTTGGACGACATGCTCCACTAAATACTAAATGCCTAAGGTAAAATGGCGGTAAAACGACAACATATTTCAACAAAAAAAGACCGAAAGCCCTAAGGACTTTCGGATCTCGCATGATAAGTTTATTTCCCTGCGCCCACTACCGGCAACGTGAAATAAAATCGACTTCCTTTCCCCGGCTCGCTCTCTGCCCAAATCTCGCCGCCATGCGTCTCGACGATTTCCTTGGCAATCGCGAGACCGAGTCCGCTGCCTTGCGCTTCGCCTTCCTTGTAGTGTCGCTGGAAGATGTGCGTCACTTGCTCCGCCCCGATTCCATGACCCGTATCTCCTACCATGATGCAGACGGAATGCTTCTCTAACGAAGCCTGCAAAGTAATCGTGCCGTTCGGCAGGGTAAACTTGCAAGCGTTGTCGACCAGATTGGATAACACGCGCTTGATTAAGAAGGGATCCATCCAGACATCCGCATCCGTTTCGAATGGCGGAATCGCAAGCACGCATCGCCGACCGGTATATTCGATGTCTGCCGCCAATTCCTTGCCTATCTCCTCGAACCAATCATAGAAAATGACCATCCGCAAATCAGCGCTTCCCGAAGCGACCTCGCTGCGGCTTAAGGCCAAAAAATCGTCGATAAACCGATTGATATCGAGAACCTTATCATGAACGTTTCGCAAGATTCGTTCCTGATGCTCCGGCCTCGTTTCGAACTTATGGATCAGCGCTCCAATGCCGCTCTGTACATAAGAGAGAGGACTGCGAACGTCGTGCGAAATATTTTGCAGCATTTGCGAGCGGAAGGTTTCCGATACGATCAGCTCATCGTTAGCGCGTTTCAAGCTTTCCGTTCGTTCATCCACCGTTTTCTTCAAATTTACGTTCCAATCGGAGAGCGTTTGTACCAGCTCTTGCTGCGCGTTTTCTTCCTTCTTGCGCATTTGATTCATGAGCGCGTACATCAAAATCGCGATAAATATAAAGTCGCCGAGCAAACCGAATTGCGAAGCGAAACGAGTGAACGTATTATTGGGCAGCAGGCCGTAAAGCAGCAACGCTTTAGGCACGATAGCGAATAGAATAACCGGTATTTTGGGAATCGCCAGATAGAAGGCGATACGGTCCCCTTTTCTCGCGCATAGAACGACAATAACTATCGCCAAGAATAAACTGCCATACTTGAACCAAAATAAAAATTGCGCCATGCCCAGCGGATAGAAAAATAGGATGCTTATACAAATAATCGGGCAGATTACGTTCAAGAAACGGCAAATCCACTTAGCCGTTGGAGAGTCGGTGCGGGGAAACAAAATTTTCGCTAAAAATAAGGTACCGAACCAGCGACCCAGCACGTAGAAGAAATCATATACGGCGGACGGACTGTGCCATATTCCCTCTCCCATCTCCTGTCCTATCAATCGACCGGTGCCGAATAAAGGCAGCATAAACCCGTTCCAGGTTAACATGACCGTACAAAAGACCGCCACATTAAGCATATAGTACAAGTAAGCTCTATTGCGCGTATACAAGAAAAGCACGATCTGGAACACCGCAATAACCGTAATCATCCCATAGTAGAATCCATAAAACAGCAATTCATTGGACATCTTGTCGTACATAGACGACTGCGCCATTAAACGAAGCGGAATGATCATCGAACCATACGTCTCGAAGCGCATGTAAATCGTCGTTTTTTGTCCTTGCGGCAAGGTGATCTCATAGGAAGGATAAAGCCGGTTTTTCGTGATTAGCGTTTTCGTAGGATAGATATCGATTTTGTCCATTATCGAATTGATTACGGAGAGTTCCCATCTATCGTTAGAGGATTCATTGTTAATCGTGACGCGGACCCAATACGCGGATGAAGTATAACCAAAGGAGGATTTACCTCTCGCCGGTTGAAACTGATTCTGCAACTCGGGAGATTGCAAATCGTCCATGGTCCATTGTCGCTGAGCGTCTTCCAATACGTCCATTCGCGCGTTGATCGAATAACCGGATTCGTTATCCGCTAACGAAAGTTCGGATCCTCCCGTAGTTCCCATAGCGTTAATGGCGGGAGAGAACGCTACCGAGCAGAAAACATATAACATGATCATGATATACAGGATTCGCATGATCATTTTCCCCTCCGAAAGCTTCCTAGTTACTTTGAATTCTAGCAATAATTCGTAGATTTACAACCCCTTAACGCGCGTCCTTCTTTTATTCCGACAAAATTGATAAAATAAGAAGCAAAACAATATTCTCATTTTATAGAAGAGGATGTTAGCATTCATGACGGCAACCATTTTAACCGTTGACGACGATATTCAAATGCAAGAAATGCTACATTTATTTCTGACGAACGCAGGCTTCCATGTGCTGCAAGCTTATAACGGCGAACAATGCCTTGCTCATCTTCGAAGTAAACAACCGGATCTTATTCTGCTGGACATTCAAATGCCGGATATGGATGGCATCACGTTATGCCGCCGCATCAGAAGCCTGTTTCAGCTTCCGATCTTGTTTCTGACGGGAAAACTGCAGATTGAAGATAAATTAAACTCCCTGCAGTCCGGGGGTGACGATTATATGACCAAACCGTTCGATCCTCTGGAATTGATCGCCAGAGTCAAATCCCATTTGCGCTGGGGGATGCTTCTTGCAGAAACGAAGGAACCCGGCCGCAAGCTGGTCTTTCCCGGACTCGAAATCGATATGGAGCGATTGATGGTTACAGCGAACGGGAAACCCGTCATTTTGCTGGCTAAAGAGATGCATCTGCTGCTGACGCTCGCGCAAAACCAGCACAGGGTTTATCATCCGAGGCAGCTCTACGAGTTAATTTGGATCGATCCGGCTGGGTATTCGTCCGATATTATCAAAGTTCACATCAATAGGTTGCGCAAAAAAATAGAAGTCGATCCGATGACACCGAAATTCATCCACACGGTCAGAGGTTTTGGCTACAAATTCGATTCGACCGAATATTAAGCGACACTCCGCCTCTTCCGCGAGCTACACCAAAAGAAATAGAGGGGCTTCCGCCCCTCTATTTCGCTATATCAGATTCGATTTTTGCAACAATCTCTGTACCATGGTTGCAACTTCGGCGCGGGTCATATAACCCTTCGGTACTAGTAAATCCCCTTCTCTCCCAATGACAATGCCAGCCTGCACAATGTCCGCAACGCTGCTTCGCGCCCATGAGGACACTCCGCTCGCATCTTCGAACGGGTGAAGCGTAGCGTCTGCCGATTGTTCGATCAGCTTATCTTTCAGATCGGTTATCGCCATCGCCTTCGACAGAATAACCATTGCCTGTTCTCTCGTAATTTTGTCATTCGGTCGGAACGTACCGTCTTCCAAGCCGCTGATAAGCCGATGCGAATAAGCCGTACTGATAGCGCTGCTATACCA
Encoded proteins:
- a CDS encoding response regulator transcription factor, coding for MTATILTVDDDIQMQEMLHLFLTNAGFHVLQAYNGEQCLAHLRSKQPDLILLDIQMPDMDGITLCRRIRSLFQLPILFLTGKLQIEDKLNSLQSGGDDYMTKPFDPLELIARVKSHLRWGMLLAETKEPGRKLVFPGLEIDMERLMVTANGKPVILLAKEMHLLLTLAQNQHRVYHPRQLYELIWIDPAGYSSDIIKVHINRLRKKIEVDPMTPKFIHTVRGFGYKFDSTEY
- a CDS encoding S-layer homology domain-containing protein, which translates into the protein MKKSLKGIIVLFLSVVYLFGSSSGFALAKTSSDIENSWAKDTISSWIARGLVKGYADGSFKPNQTISRAEVVALINRAFGITGDSSSTFKDVRTSDWFYKDAITATAAGYMSGYPDGTFKPNEKISRQELAAITAKLLKLSSSESYQNYEDTRNSPEWSKGAIGAVIDAKVMGGFADRTFKPLKLATRAEVIVILDKALKLKGNIVTIYDKPGTYGPTQGNQAIDGSVMIKAAGVTLQNLAIKGDLRLGADIGEGEARLKGVTVKGNTTVEGGGVNSVHFENSVLAKVIVNKKDGSVRIVVEGTSTIQEIVLQSGAILEYKEASGRGIDTVVLSELLPENSNVVLAGTFETVDVLSQRIRISIPEGSVRNLHVAPSAVDTNIEIGKEAGIVALVLDAVTKVAGAGQVDKATINVNGSALEKKPTTLEVKDGVVANVGGEKVGSAPSGGGASGPSGPSAPSGPSAQEVAATAAVVAAETMAGGLAGDGTDAQSAIDAALSKKEAASELITALPSGTSKTALAARLTVVQTKIDDAQADLDAVSNATESVGVAETTAAVLAGDGTDEQETIDAVQTDHDTASGLVTALPNSTAKTALAARLTVVQALIGDTQSVLDAVIAATASVVAAITAAGGLMGDGSDTQGAIDAAQTNHDTASGLVEALPDSTVKTALQVRLAAVQPVIDDVQEIVDTVVAAAASVVVAETTANGLTGDGTDAQGAIDMAQADHDEAVDAVTGLPSSTAKTALEARLTVVQATIDNAQSDLDAVIAATASVAAAEAAANELAGDGTDEQSAIDTAVTGYDEALELVEALPSSTAKTALGVRLATVQSAIGDAKSDMDAVLAATISVEVAETAADGLAGDGTDGQGAVDAAQAKRDTASGLVMALPDSTAKTALEARLAAVQAMIDDVQDVVDAVAVVTESVVLAETAADELAGDGTDTQGAIDAAQTKKDAASASVTDLPDSVSKTALEARLAAVQSAIDGAQDVGDALIAATTSVATAEAGADELAGDGTDTQDAIDTAQTDHDIASVLVTALPSSTSKTALAARLTTVQATIDDAQSVLDAVIAATASVVTAEAAADGLMSDGSDTQGAIDGAQTNHDTASGMVTALPSSTAKTALAARLAAVQATIDDAQDVVDTVVTAAESVVVAETTADGLAGDGTDVQSVIDTAQTKHDTASGLVTALPSSTAKTVLAARLAAVQVNIDDAQSSLDAVMAATASVVAAETAANGLLGDGSDTQGVIDAAQSNHNTASALVTALPDSTVKIALGARLVTVQTAIDDAQDIVNIVVTATASVAVAETTADGLAGDGTDAQDVIDTVQTNHDTSSVLVTALPNSTAKTALVTRLANVQAKIDEAQSNLDDVIAATASVVTAEGVAADLLGDGTDTQSVIDTAQTNRDTASVLVTALPSSMAKTALEARLTVVQATIDDAQSDLDAVIAATASVVTAETAADGLMGDGSDTQGAIDAAQTNHETASVLATALPDSTVKTALGARLVTVQITIDDAQAVVNIVVTATGSVAVAETTADGLAGDGTDAQDAIDTAQTDHDSASALVTALPNSTSKTALEARLSAVQAAIDDAQSDLDDVIAATASVGAAETTTAGLIGDGTDTQGAIDTAQTNHDTASGLVSTLPSSTAKTALEARLTVVQATIDDVQSVLDAVIAATVSVIAAETAADGLMGDGSDTQGAVDAAQTSHDTASGLVTVLPNSTAKTGLETRLVTVQTTIDDAQDVVDIVVIATASVLAAETTAGGLAGDGTDTQGAIDTAQTDYDTASGLVTALPSSTSKTALEARLIAAQATIDDAQSDLDAVIAATASVVAVETTAAGLIGDGSDAQNAIDTAQTDQDTASGLVTALPSSTAKIALEARLTAVQATIDDAQDALNIVIALQEAIDEASSLTGSTYTSSTWATLQGALALPQTTLEEKAIKAVAINDALHSLIVRIVTSIVINLISGSNPYFLFPQYAGETSHVTLMAQVRDQFGEVMGSERLTWSHDSTGVNDYLVDSSFGGTRPNTFDFKIYNDRTARTVTITATSLTDPSVKGNIIMSIIK
- a CDS encoding sensor histidine kinase, translating into MRILYIMIMLYVFCSVAFSPAINAMGTTGGSELSLADNESGYSINARMDVLEDAQRQWTMDDLQSPELQNQFQPARGKSSFGYTSSAYWVRVTINNESSNDRWELSVINSIMDKIDIYPTKTLITKNRLYPSYEITLPQGQKTTIYMRFETYGSMIIPLRLMAQSSMYDKMSNELLFYGFYYGMITVIAVFQIVLFLYTRNRAYLYYMLNVAVFCTVMLTWNGFMLPLFGTGRLIGQEMGEGIWHSPSAVYDFFYVLGRWFGTLFLAKILFPRTDSPTAKWICRFLNVICPIICISILFFYPLGMAQFLFWFKYGSLFLAIVIVVLCARKGDRIAFYLAIPKIPVILFAIVPKALLLYGLLPNNTFTRFASQFGLLGDFIFIAILMYALMNQMRKKEENAQQELVQTLSDWNVNLKKTVDERTESLKRANDELIVSETFRSQMLQNISHDVRSPLSYVQSGIGALIHKFETRPEHQERILRNVHDKVLDINRFIDDFLALSRSEVASGSADLRMVIFYDWFEEIGKELAADIEYTGRRCVLAIPPFETDADVWMDPFLIKRVLSNLVDNACKFTLPNGTITLQASLEKHSVCIMVGDTGHGIGAEQVTHIFQRHYKEGEAQGSGLGLAIAKEIVETHGGEIWAESEPGKGSRFYFTLPVVGAGK